From Anopheles darlingi chromosome 2, idAnoDarlMG_H_01, whole genome shotgun sequence, the proteins below share one genomic window:
- the LOC125952126 gene encoding uncharacterized protein LOC125952126 produces MDFIGNLLNQMSSAFNQETAIPKKEEISMDETLKWRALKNNQFASRTRQPSSSGGTGGGSGSGKGGRKVEANGQPRPGSSATSSGLATMMTMSSAENSNDSGPAASALAISEGRRSAPILDGSLDDTNSSALLSNGGASSTPDLMIAGIEEDDDLEDGIEIEIAKDISGEELQEALGLSQLVVETIDDLSQQSQSSNSVPPGSHSKTTPIMKSEDEKDEDPIVRRDAAIGSSLAAEESSIADDLHLTATKTEKPEVVATTNATEEEQEEREKERKEVVPGSVSSQQVDASPVAVIADADAADDDVVIIAPSTVQEVVVLVAEDGTKEEEEEEQERGACASAASESAAATHMTTVASSAASTKCTEKKQAVLTDADPVAATSVASVDEVERKYRPQENDSVRANATMAQTAGGPSVDDLKLEESLEKKTDPDGAGDGEEKLAEAARPPSAGRATRSKKTSISSATTVTPPPLAGVANAANSSSQRRSQRFVKDSGVAASGKLNGEQQSRSSPVVVKEEQEEPTIKKKTNDESSKQANVSMATTTKVAAIDRSSSSSTATLKSDRSLRSKQLQSSQGGSGPAASAIAGGRRASETVKSACQEDSNDSIPVAESEPAEKPPNRRGRKRLSHQEQTAIATPQSVVVHEEPTVASEESQQRASGSGTRSVFPLDPGENDSGGKQQQQQQQPQQAPVAVPAPNRRGRKRKNPIPVDATVNTGPVTAASAAAASSTSSLPYGKRMLRMSRDGSEGILASALARRDKVDSQGRSSRPIKLSAKMLANEELRQGFEQHNNGRIIIASDSVNTDDTTTDRDRERASETSSRKQSATVAAAAAATAAAAAALAAVKAGSIGAQQRAERAGSGSSLSSSSEDVTLVSVTKVVPTVAPVATSVKRGSAEAKETKRIQDSATLPVSTEATVKGTSNEGIRTTIQPQQQQAPTARCPDLQTFLQEIRSMRLGTNRSPEENPKLNRRQIKRLGKLKEKHLLALGLRRKSKENQRNGVSTSAADQSDGASVIPSDTESSGSEAEFVPSGKIGTVGKPSVTLRLRKPETLLENPRSLAGGRPASLPSGPSTAPARSGGTKAKQQQQQQQTNGRNIVNAPGSSSRRQSAIVLPAAATTLPGPFSAPPPSKDMETEHLQRSLKRLGCEVTIIPQAPRPQAPISSSSAPRATSVARSGAGVGAGSSQRKQQRHNKTPKGISQAAQALRTLSSVSPSLEIVLDKRPIGLATAPFGNKRTPFEASGSTKTVAEASGTTGGTVDGGLVCLCAQISDVYVRRPAGNGYCTAIDDIDGQPIGCCNELTEDEVIMLRPSASVSFQVFCNMHRKRLEDHGCCAVCGHFCTQGNFAMCKNVHLFHPNCAKKYILNTPYNSNRPGEPPTAPILVLQCPHCARECPNGEIQVNIQLTTPPVLLPSRSNVVKPAKMTVSKPDSSSTNGGTVGEDIFRTKVNALVPSSVKNMLATSSSGGGGINGNGSGSLAVAPRAGSSSGRSERSNNGTGVGGSRRKTTFTKQDFYRAITTQHNDVDRVSEIIASGFDIETRFADIHGGTCLHLVAHYGTITSAYLIISRARSVDYLNIADNVLRTAMMCALEQKKFEIIKLLLDCGADATVKGPDGMTVLHIAARHGHHEAVRTILESVRKRLTARELSSFLNRGDGGRWTALAWAAENRHKETIQQLLELGADVNVCDLENNTSLHWATLAGCTDTLYLLLNKCCDTNVQNTSGDTPLHIACRLGHASSCILLMAKGASLTIRNNAGEQPMDAIGDPDSECASILGANLKMRLLAKNTKETRVLSSDISNGRERYPVQVVQTVGANDRLQALPKFKYVKRTVQVECSVQMDTNLRNMRLCSCTDDCSSEGANCVCSERGWYNADGRLVDDFNYHHPPEIVECGDACDCNRLVCRNRVVQRGLLVPLQIFHSAGKGWSVRTLVRIAKGSFLVEYVGELLTDEAADRRPDDSYIFDLGAGYCMDASAYGNVSRFFNHSCKPNVSPVRVFYEHQDTRFPKVAMFACRDIEPQEEICFDYGDKFWMVKNRTVCCQCNASECRYRTVQQAGDGCPVTVVL; encoded by the exons ATGGATTTTATTGGCAATCTGCTGAACCAAATGTCGTCCGCCTTCAATCAGGAGACGGCCATCcccaagaaggaggagattTCCATGGACGAAACGCTCAAGTGGCGAGCGTTGAAGAACAATCAATTTGCATCCCGCACCCGTCAGCCAAGCTCCAGTGGGGGTACTGGGGGTGGAAGCGGGTCCGGCAAGGGTGGACGAAAGGTGGAAGCCAACGGTCAACCGCGCCCCGGCTCATCGGCAACCAGCAGCGGACTGGCAACGATGATGACTATGTCATCGGCGGAAAACTCGAACGATTCCGGTCCAGCAGCCTCTGCCCTGGCCATCAGCGAAGGTCGCCGATCCGCACCGATCCTGGACGGTTCACTCGACGATACCAACTCATCGGCATTGCTTAGTAACGGTGGTGCTTCCTCGACGCCCGACCTCATGATCGCCGGTATTGAGGAAGACGACGATCTAGAGGAcggcatcgagatcgagatcgcgaAGGACATCAGCGGAGAGGAACTGCAGGAAGCGCTCGGTTTGAGCCAGCTCGTGGTggaaacgatcgacgatctgAGTCAGCAATCGCAATCGAGTAACAGTGTACCGCCGGGATCACACTCGAAAACGACACCCATCATGAAATCGGAAGATGAGAAAGATGAGGATCCGATCGTCCGCCGCGATGCTGCGATCGGATCATCCCTTGCTGCTGAGGAATCGTCGATCGCAGATGATCTGCACCTGACAGCAACCAAAACGGAGAAACCGGAAGTGGTAGCAACGACAAatgcaacagaagaagaacaagaagaaagagaaaaagaaaggaaggaagtggtgCCCGGTTCTGTCTCCAGTCAGCAGGTCGATGCGTCTCCAGTCGCGGTCatcgctgatgctgatgcagccgatgatgatgttgtaaTTATCGCACCCTCCACCGtacaggaggtggtggtgttggttgcaGAAGATGGCAcaaaagaggaggaagaagaagagcaggagCGAGGCGCATGCGCATCGGCTGCCAGCGAATCAGCAGCCGCTACTCACATGACGACGGTTGCGAGTAGCGCAGCGTCCACGAAGTGTACGGAGAAGAAGCAAGCCGTTCTGACGGATGCCGATCCAGTTGCAGCTACCAGTGTCGCATCGGTCGACGAAGTGGAGCGTAAGTATCGGCCCCAGGAGAACGATTCGGTTCGTGCGAACGCAACGATGGCGCAAACGGCCGGAGGGCCCTCGGTAGACGATTTGAAACTGGAAGAAAGTTTAGAGAAAAAGACCGATCCAGATGGAGCTGGCGATGGGGAGGAGAAGTTGGCCGAAGCCGCCCGGCCACCCTCGGCTGGACGGGCCACGCGTAGCAAGAAGACTTCCATATCGtctgccaccaccgtcacaCCCCCACCGCTAGCGGGTGTGGCAAATGCCGCAAACTCTTCCTCGCAGCGACGATCGCAGCGCTTTGTGAAGGATAGCGGTGTGGCCGCATCGGGGAAGCTCAATGGAGAACAGCAATCACGATcctcgccggtggtggtaaaaGAGGAGCAAGAAGAACCGACGatcaagaagaaaacgaacgatGAGTCATCCAAGCAAGCGAACGTCTCcatggcgacgaccacgaaagTAGCAGCCATCGAtcggagtagtagtagtagcaccgcAACGTTGAAATCCGATCGTAGTCTACGCAGCAAACAGCTACAATCGTCGCAAGGTGGTAGTGGGCCAGCTGCATCAGCAATAGCTGGTGGTCGTCGGGCATCGGAAACGGTAAAGTCTGCCTGCCAGGAAGACTCGAACGATTCGATCCCAGTTGCGGAATCGGAACCGGCGGAAAAGCCACCGAATCGTCGTGGCAGAAAGCGTCTGAGTCATCAGGAGCAAACGGCGATCGCGACTCCCcagtcggtggtggttcacGAAGAACCGACGGTGGCATCGGAAGAGTCACAGCAACGTGCCAGCGGCTCGGGTACTCGTTCGGTTTTTCCACTCGACCCAGGCGAAAACGATTCCGGCggtaaacagcagcaacagcagcagcagccgcaacaggCCCCAGTGGCGGTACCAGCGCCGAATCGACGCGGTAGAAAGCGTAAAAATCCGATCCCTGTTGATGCTACAGTAAACACCGGACCAGTGACAGCAGcttcggcggcagcagcatcgtcaacaTCGTCGCTACCGTATGGCAAGCGTATGTTGCGGATGTCGCGTGATGGAAGCGAAGGTATTCTTGCTTCAGCTCTCGCTCGCCGCGATAAGGTAGACTCGCAGGGTCGCAGCTCACGACCGATCAAACTATCGGCAAAGATGCTTGCCAATGAGGAGTTGCGCCAGGGGTTTGAGCAGCACAACAATGGGCGCATTATTATCGCATCCGACAGCGTAAACACCGATGATACGACgactgatcgcgatcgtgaacgAGCGTCCGAAACCAGTAGTCGAAAGCAATCAGCAACCGTAGCAGCTGccgcagcggcaacagcagcagcagcagcagcgttggcTGCAGTGAAAGCCGGATCAATAGGTGCTCAACAGCGTGCGGAGCGAGCCGGCTCAGGAAGCTCCTTAAGCAGCAGCTCCGAAGACGTGACGCTCGTCAGTGTGACCAAGGTGGTGCCCACAGTGGCACCGGTGGCTACTTCTGTGAAACGAGGATCGGCCGAGGCAAAGGAAACGAAGCGTATACAAGACTCTGCCACCCTGCCAGTTTCGACCGAGGCTACCGTGAAGGGCACTAGCAATGAAGGAATTCGGACGACGAtacagccacagcaacagcaagcccCGACCGCGCGATGTCCCGATTTGCAGACATTTCTACAAGAGATACGATCGATGCGTCTCGGCACGAATCGATCGCCGGAAGAGAATCCAAAGCTCAATCGAAGACAGATCAAGCGCTTGGGGAAACTGAAGGAGAAGCATCTGCTGGCACTGGGGCTGAGGCGCAAGAGCAAGGAGAACCAGCGCAACGGTGTGTCCACCAGCGCTGCCGACCAATCGGACGGTGCGAGCGTCATTCCGAGCGATACTGAATCGAGCGGTAGCGAGGCAGAGTTTGTCCCAAGTGGAAAGATCGGTACGGTTGGCAAACCGAGCGTTACGTTGCGTCTCCGTAAGCCGGAGACATTGCTCGAAAACCCAAGATCATTAGCTGGTGGTCGGCCGGCATCATTGCCTTCTGGTCCTTCCACGGCACCAGCACGATCGGGCGGCACTAaggctaagcagcagcagcagcaacagcaaactaATGGTAGAAATATCGTGAACGCTCCCGGTTCATCGTCTCGCCGACAATCAGCAATTGTGTTGCCAGCGGCAGCTACCACCCTTCCCGGACCGTTCTCGGCTCCTCCTCCTAGCAAGGATATGGAAACCGAACATTTGCAGCGATCGTTGAAGCGACTTGGCTGCGAAGTGACAATCATACCACAGGCACCACGTCCACAGGCACCGATTAGTTCTTCATCCGCGCCACGGGCAACTTCTGTAGCTCGGTCAGGTGCAGGGGTAGGTGCAGGATCATCGCAGCGCAAGCAGCAGAGACACAACAAGACACCCAAAGGGATTAGTCAGGCCGCTCAAGCACTTCGGACGCTTTCTTCGGTATCACCATCGTTGGAGATCGTGCTGGACAAAAGACCCATCGGTTTGGCTACAGCGCCGTTTGGCAACAAACGTACTCCATTTGAGGCTTCTGGGTCGACGAAAACGGTGGCTGAGGCAAGCGGAACTACCGGTGGTACGGTGGATGGTGGactggtgtgtctgtgtgctcaGATCTCGGATGTTTACGTTCGGCGTCCGGCAGGGAACGGATACTGCACTGCTATCGATGATATCGATGGTCAACCGATCGGTTGCTGTAACGAGCTGACGGAGGACGAAGTGATCATGCTGCGCCCGAGTGCGTCCGTTAGTTTCCAGGTGTTTTGCAATATGCACCGGAAACGGCTTGAGGATCATGGATGCTGTGCGGTTTGTGGTCATTTCTGTACTCAG GGTAACTTTGCGATGTGCAAGAATGTTCATCTCTTCCATCCGAACTGTGCCAAGAAGTACATTCTCAACACACCGTACAACTCGAACCGACCGGGCGAGCCACCAACGGCACCGATACTGGTACTGCAGTGCCCACACTGCGCCCGTGAGTGTCCGAACGGTGAGATACAGGTGAACATCCAGCTGACCACTCCACCAGTTCTGCTACCTTCGCGAAGCAACGTTGT GAAACCTGCAAAAATGACGGTCTCGAAacccgacagcagcagtacaaacGGTGGTACTGTGGGCGAAGATATCTTCCGGACGAAGGTGAACGCGTTGGTGCCAAGCAGCGTGAAGAATATGCTCGCCACGAGCTCatctggtggcggtggtataaacggaaatggaagcgGGTCATTGGCGGTAGCTCCACGTGCCGGAAGCAGTAGTGGACGAAGCGAAAGATCCAACAATGGCACCGGTGTTGGTGGATCACGCCGGAAGACAACCTTCACGAAGCAAGACTTCTATCGGGCCATCACGACACAGCACAATGATGTTGATCGCGTCTCGGAGATCATTG CATCGGGCTTCGATATCGAGACACGATTTGCCGATATCCACGGCGGGACATGTCTTCATCTGGTGGCGCACTATGGTACGATTACGAGCGCCTACTTGATCATCAGTCGCGCCCGATCGGTAGACTATTTGAACATCGCCGATAACGTACTGCGCACGGCGATGATGTGTGCGCTGGAACAAAAGAAATtcgaaatcataaaactgtTGCTGGACTGTGGAGCGGATGCGACCGTTAAAGGACCGGATGGGATGACGGTGCTGCACATAGCGGCTAGGCATGGTCACCACGAAGCCGTCCGTACCATTTTGGAGTCGGTCCGGAAACGTCTCACGGCCCGCGAGTTGTCGAGCTTCCTGAATCGGGGAGATGGTGGCCGCTGGACTGCGTTGGCCTGGGCAGCGGAAAATCGTCACAAAGAAAcgatccagcagctgctggaactCGGTGCCGATGTGAACGTGTGCGATCTCGAGAACAATACGTCGCTGCACTGGGCAACGTTGGCGGGATGTACCGATACGCTGTATCTGTTGCTGAATAAGTGTTGCGACACCAACGTGCAGAACACCAGTGGTGATACGCCGCT ACACATCGCTTGTCGTTTGGGGCACGCCTCCAGCTGCATCCTACTAATGGCCAAGGGAGCATCGCTAACCATACGCAATAACGCCGGCGAGCAACCCATGGATGCGATCGGTGATCCGGACAGCGAGTGTGCTAGTATCCTGGGAGCGAACCTCAAGATGCGTCTGCTGGCGAAGAACACAAAAGAAACGCGAGTCCTTAGCAG TGACATCTCCAACGGAAGGGAGCGGTACCCGGTGCAGGTGGTCCAGACGGTGGGTGCAAACGATCGACTGCAAGCGTTACCAAAGTTCAAATACGTCAAACGTACGGTTCAGGTCGAGTGCAGCGTGCAGATGGACACAAACCTGCGTAACATGCGTCTTTGCTCGTGTACTGATGA CTGTTCCTCGGAAGGTGCTAATTGTGTCTGCTCAGAACGTGGATGGTACAATGCTGATGGTCGGCTGGTGGACGATTTTAattaccaccacccaccggagATTGTCGAGTGCGGTGATGCGTGCGATTGCAACCGATTGGTCTGCCGGAATCGGGTGGTGCAGCGGGGTCTGCTGGTACCGCTGCAGATCTTCCACAGTGCAGGCAAGGGCTGGAGTGTCCGGACGCTAGTACGCATTGCAAAGGGTAGTTTTCTGGTTGAGTATGTCGGTGAGCTGTTGACCGACGAAGCCGCTGATCGACGACCGGATGATAGCTACATCTTCGATTTGGGTGCCGGA TACTGTATGGATGCCAGTGCGTATGGTAATGTGAGCCGATTCTTCAATCATTCCTGCAAACCGAACGTTTCACCGGTGCGTGTCTTCTACGAGCATCAGGATACGCGCTTTCCGAAGGTGGCCATGTTTGCCTGCCGAGACATCGAACCGCAGGAGGAAATTTG CTTCGATTATGGGGATAAGTTCTGGATGGTGAAAAACCGAACCGTATGCTGCCAGTGCAATGCTTCCGAGTGCCGATACCGTACGGTGCAGCAGGCCGGCGATGGCTGCCCCGTGACTGTAGTGCTGTAG